A region from the Eleginops maclovinus isolate JMC-PN-2008 ecotype Puerto Natales chromosome 17, JC_Emac_rtc_rv5, whole genome shotgun sequence genome encodes:
- the ppp6r2a gene encoding serine/threonine-protein phosphatase 6 regulatory subunit 2a isoform X2 has protein sequence MFWKFDLHTTSHIDQLLDREDVTLRELMEEDDVLQECKAQNRRLLLFLSQDHCMQELVSLITTEPPADLEERSRFKFPNIACELLTSDVSIINDKLGADESLLEVLYHFLEQDPPLNPLLASFFSKTIGNLIARKTEQVITFLKKKEGFIGLVLKHIDASAMMDLLLRLISCVEPAPLRQEVLHWLNEEKLVQRLTELIHTGKDEERQSNASQTLCDIIRLSRDQANQMQENMEADPLLAVLESQDSVAGLLKNMFEGERSEASIVNGTQVLLTLLETRRSGLEGLMDLYSQGYERSYTVNSSILNAIEPHLKDFQQLLLDPPKKSAILTTVGLLEQPLGNARLHVARLVAALLQTSALSICQELCNLTTMDLLLDLFFKYSWNNFLHFQVELCVAAILNHPSSSEERPSPALQNHDGKPEAPNPVGQEQQEEEEAETGRTSDPQTSLHNALVAHLFQKCQLVQRILNAWEENDKIQGEGGTRRGNMGHLTRIANMVVQNLEKGPVQAQISDLIKELPEDCRGRWESFVDQTLRETNRRNTVELVSTHNMHSSSEDDDMESPFPNDLSLQQAFSDYQIQQMTANFVDQFGFNDEEFSEHDENINATFDRIAEINFNLDADDNSANAAAFEACCKESIHQFDDVEEEEDIWEEKETNYATQAKSRTRFGVSQTSEESSRSSMENGGRDRDHGSGSDEEEEPVQNTSESGPGWTAHFRESGGTAASQTEAGWDSSSRSGAETKGSGWANFTEFQPFSGTETEPRCGSPVASDSSTAAEKQAKPNQEKSDVSASAAEWPVGEAKKAPIVASDSSSSGGSDSEEDDKKAGAPPAAAVASETPAVNKTADPKSEESPLSLEKLSLSDPPAADPAVTSHTDRKEETPPQQEVSVNGPV, from the exons ATGTTTTGGAAGTTTGACCTGCACACCACCTCCCACATCGACCAGCTGCTGGACCGGGAGGACGTGACGCTGAGGGAGCTCATGGAGGAGGACGACGTCCTGCAGGAGTGCAAAGCCCAGAACCGCcggctgctcctcttcctctcccaggATCACTGCATGCAGGAGCTGGTCAGCCTCATCACCACAGAGCCCCCCGCCGACCTGGAGGAGAGGAGCCGCTTTAA GTTTCCCAACATCGCATGTGAGCTCCTGACGTCAGACGTGTCCATTATAAACGATAAGCTGGGTGCTGACGAGTCGCTCCTCGAGGTGCTCTATCACTTCCTGGAGCAGGACCCGCCCCTCAACCCTCTCCTGGCCAGCTTCTTCAGCAAAACCATCGGCAACCTCATCGCCAGGAAAACCGAACAG GTGATTACCTTTCTAAAGAAAAAGGAGGGCTTCATTGGTCTGGTGCTGAAACACATTGACGCCTCTGCCATGATGGACCTGCTGCTCCGCCTCATCAGTTGTGTGGAGCCCGCCCCCTTGAGACAGGAAGTCCTCCAT tgGCTGAATGAGGAGAAGCTGGTACAAAGACTCACAGAGCTCATCCACACCGGCAAAGATGAGGAA AGACAATCAAATGCATCCCAAACGCTTTGTGACATCATCCGCCTTAGTCGAGACCAGGCCAATCAGATGCAGGAGAATATGGAGGCAGACCCACTGTTGGCTGTGCTGGAGTC GCAGGACAGCGTAGCCGGGCTCCTCAAGAACATGTTTGAGGGGGAGAGGAGTGAGGCCTCCATTGTGAACGGAACTCAAGTGCTACTTACCTTACTGGAGACCAGGAGGTCTGG GTTGGAAGGGCTGATGGATCTGTATTCTCAGGGTTATGAAAGGTCTTACACTGTCAACAGCAGTATTTTAAATGCCATTGAGCCCCATTTAAAGGACTTCCAGCAGCTTCTTCTGGATCCCCCCAAG AAAAGTGCAATATTGACGACGGTTGGCCTCCTGGAGCAGCCTCTTGGGAACGCCCGTCTTCACGTGGCCCGGCTGGTGGCCGCCCTGCTGCAGACCAGCGCCCTCAGTATCTGCCAGGAGCTCTGCAACCTTACCACCATGGACCTACTACTG GATCTGTTCTTCAAATACTCCTGGAATAACTTTTTGCACTTCCaagtggagctgtgtgtggcgGCCATCTTGAACCACCCGTCGTCCTCAGAGGAGCGACCCAGCCCGGCTCTGCAGAACCACGACGGGAAGCCCGAAGCACCGAACCCCGTGGGGcaagagcagcaggaggaggaggaggcggagacAGGCAGGACCAGCGACCCACAGACCTCTCTCCACAACGCCCTCGTAGCACAT CTCTTCCAAAAGTGTCAATTGGTACAGAGAATACTTAACGCCTGGGAAGAGAACGATAAAATACA GGGTGAGGGCGGCACAAGGAGAGGCAACATGGGTCACCTGACCAGAATTGCCAACATGGTGGTCCAAAACCTGGAGAAAGGACCCGTACAGGCCCAGATCTCCGACCTCATCAAAG agctgCCAGAAGACTGCAGAGGTCGCTGGGAGAGCTTTGTGGACCAGACCCTGAGAGAGACGAACAGGAGGAACACGGTGGAGCTG GTGAGCACACACAACATGCACTCGTCCAGCGAAGACGACGACATGGAGAGCCCCTTCCCCAACGACCTGTCTCTCCAGcag gccTTCTCTGACTATCAGATCCAGCAGATGACCGCCAACTTTGTGGATCAGTTCGGCTTCAACGATGAGGAGTTCAGCGAGCACGATGAAAATATCAA TGCCACGTTTGACCGAATTGCTGAAATAAACTTCAATCTAGATGCTGATGATAACAGT GCCAACGCAGCTGCTTTTGAAGCCTGCTGTAAAGAGTCGATACACCAGTTTGACGACgtcgaggaagaggaggacatctgggaggagaaggagacgAACTATGCAACACAAGCTAAATCCAGAACAAG GTTCGGGGTCTCCCAAACCTCAGAGGAAAGCTCCAGGAGCAGCATGGAGAACGGCGGCAGGGATCGGGACCACGGATCTGGAtctgatgaggaggaggagcccGTGCAGAACACATCAGAGTCAG GTCCAGGCTGGACGGCGCATTTCAGGGAGTCTGGAGGGACGGCAGCTTCCCAAACGGAGGCCGGGTGGGACAGCTCGTCGAGGAGCGGAGCGGAAACGAAGGGAAGTGGCTGGGCCAACTTCACTGAGTTCCAGCCTTTCTCCGG TACAGAGACTGAGCCCAGGTGCGGCTCCCCGGTGGCCTCGGACAGTAGCActgctgcagaaaaacaagcCAAACCAAACCAGGAGAAGAGTG ATGTTAGTGCCTCTGCTGCTGAGTGGCCGGTGGGAGAGGCGAAGAAGGCCCCCATCGTGGCCTCAGACAGCAGCTCCTCCGGGGGGTCCGACAGCGAGGAGGACGACAAAAAGGCTGGAGCTCCTCCCGCTGCAGCCGTCGCCTCGGAAACACCCGCCGTCAACAAGACCGCTGACCCAAAAAG tgaGGAGAGCCCGCTGTCTCTGGAGAAGCTCTCTCTGTCAGATCCTCCTGCTGCAGATCCAGCCGTCACCTCGcacactgacaggaa GGAGGAAACGCCCCCCCAACAGGAAGTGTCGGTCAACGGGCCGGTGTGA
- the ppp6r2a gene encoding serine/threonine-protein phosphatase 6 regulatory subunit 2a isoform X1, whose product MFWKFDLHTTSHIDQLLDREDVTLRELMEEDDVLQECKAQNRRLLLFLSQDHCMQELVSLITTEPPADLEERSRFKFPNIACELLTSDVSIINDKLGADESLLEVLYHFLEQDPPLNPLLASFFSKTIGNLIARKTEQVITFLKKKEGFIGLVLKHIDASAMMDLLLRLISCVEPAPLRQEVLHWLNEEKLVQRLTELIHTGKDEERQSNASQTLCDIIRLSRDQANQMQENMEADPLLAVLESQDSVAGLLKNMFEGERSEASIVNGTQVLLTLLETRRSGLEGLMDLYSQGYERSYTVNSSILNAIEPHLKDFQQLLLDPPKKSAILTTVGLLEQPLGNARLHVARLVAALLQTSALSICQELCNLTTMDLLLDLFFKYSWNNFLHFQVELCVAAILNHPSSSEERPSPALQNHDGKPEAPNPVGQEQQEEEEAETGRTSDPQTSLHNALVAHLFQKCQLVQRILNAWEENDKIQGEGGTRRGNMGHLTRIANMVVQNLEKGPVQAQISDLIKELPEDCRGRWESFVDQTLRETNRRNTVELVSTHNMHSSSEDDDMESPFPNDLSLQQAFSDYQIQQMTANFVDQFGFNDEEFSEHDENINATFDRIAEINFNLDADDNSANAAAFEACCKESIHQFDDVEEEEDIWEEKETNYATQAKSRTRFGVSQTSEESSRSSMENGGRDRDHGSGSDEEEEPVQNTSESGPGWTAHFRESGGTAASQTEAGWDSSSRSGAETKGSGWANFTEFQPFSGTETEPRCGSPVASDSSTAAEKQAKPNQEKSADVSASAAEWPVGEAKKAPIVASDSSSSGGSDSEEDDKKAGAPPAAAVASETPAVNKTADPKSEESPLSLEKLSLSDPPAADPAVTSHTDRKEETPPQQEVSVNGPV is encoded by the exons ATGTTTTGGAAGTTTGACCTGCACACCACCTCCCACATCGACCAGCTGCTGGACCGGGAGGACGTGACGCTGAGGGAGCTCATGGAGGAGGACGACGTCCTGCAGGAGTGCAAAGCCCAGAACCGCcggctgctcctcttcctctcccaggATCACTGCATGCAGGAGCTGGTCAGCCTCATCACCACAGAGCCCCCCGCCGACCTGGAGGAGAGGAGCCGCTTTAA GTTTCCCAACATCGCATGTGAGCTCCTGACGTCAGACGTGTCCATTATAAACGATAAGCTGGGTGCTGACGAGTCGCTCCTCGAGGTGCTCTATCACTTCCTGGAGCAGGACCCGCCCCTCAACCCTCTCCTGGCCAGCTTCTTCAGCAAAACCATCGGCAACCTCATCGCCAGGAAAACCGAACAG GTGATTACCTTTCTAAAGAAAAAGGAGGGCTTCATTGGTCTGGTGCTGAAACACATTGACGCCTCTGCCATGATGGACCTGCTGCTCCGCCTCATCAGTTGTGTGGAGCCCGCCCCCTTGAGACAGGAAGTCCTCCAT tgGCTGAATGAGGAGAAGCTGGTACAAAGACTCACAGAGCTCATCCACACCGGCAAAGATGAGGAA AGACAATCAAATGCATCCCAAACGCTTTGTGACATCATCCGCCTTAGTCGAGACCAGGCCAATCAGATGCAGGAGAATATGGAGGCAGACCCACTGTTGGCTGTGCTGGAGTC GCAGGACAGCGTAGCCGGGCTCCTCAAGAACATGTTTGAGGGGGAGAGGAGTGAGGCCTCCATTGTGAACGGAACTCAAGTGCTACTTACCTTACTGGAGACCAGGAGGTCTGG GTTGGAAGGGCTGATGGATCTGTATTCTCAGGGTTATGAAAGGTCTTACACTGTCAACAGCAGTATTTTAAATGCCATTGAGCCCCATTTAAAGGACTTCCAGCAGCTTCTTCTGGATCCCCCCAAG AAAAGTGCAATATTGACGACGGTTGGCCTCCTGGAGCAGCCTCTTGGGAACGCCCGTCTTCACGTGGCCCGGCTGGTGGCCGCCCTGCTGCAGACCAGCGCCCTCAGTATCTGCCAGGAGCTCTGCAACCTTACCACCATGGACCTACTACTG GATCTGTTCTTCAAATACTCCTGGAATAACTTTTTGCACTTCCaagtggagctgtgtgtggcgGCCATCTTGAACCACCCGTCGTCCTCAGAGGAGCGACCCAGCCCGGCTCTGCAGAACCACGACGGGAAGCCCGAAGCACCGAACCCCGTGGGGcaagagcagcaggaggaggaggaggcggagacAGGCAGGACCAGCGACCCACAGACCTCTCTCCACAACGCCCTCGTAGCACAT CTCTTCCAAAAGTGTCAATTGGTACAGAGAATACTTAACGCCTGGGAAGAGAACGATAAAATACA GGGTGAGGGCGGCACAAGGAGAGGCAACATGGGTCACCTGACCAGAATTGCCAACATGGTGGTCCAAAACCTGGAGAAAGGACCCGTACAGGCCCAGATCTCCGACCTCATCAAAG agctgCCAGAAGACTGCAGAGGTCGCTGGGAGAGCTTTGTGGACCAGACCCTGAGAGAGACGAACAGGAGGAACACGGTGGAGCTG GTGAGCACACACAACATGCACTCGTCCAGCGAAGACGACGACATGGAGAGCCCCTTCCCCAACGACCTGTCTCTCCAGcag gccTTCTCTGACTATCAGATCCAGCAGATGACCGCCAACTTTGTGGATCAGTTCGGCTTCAACGATGAGGAGTTCAGCGAGCACGATGAAAATATCAA TGCCACGTTTGACCGAATTGCTGAAATAAACTTCAATCTAGATGCTGATGATAACAGT GCCAACGCAGCTGCTTTTGAAGCCTGCTGTAAAGAGTCGATACACCAGTTTGACGACgtcgaggaagaggaggacatctgggaggagaaggagacgAACTATGCAACACAAGCTAAATCCAGAACAAG GTTCGGGGTCTCCCAAACCTCAGAGGAAAGCTCCAGGAGCAGCATGGAGAACGGCGGCAGGGATCGGGACCACGGATCTGGAtctgatgaggaggaggagcccGTGCAGAACACATCAGAGTCAG GTCCAGGCTGGACGGCGCATTTCAGGGAGTCTGGAGGGACGGCAGCTTCCCAAACGGAGGCCGGGTGGGACAGCTCGTCGAGGAGCGGAGCGGAAACGAAGGGAAGTGGCTGGGCCAACTTCACTGAGTTCCAGCCTTTCTCCGG TACAGAGACTGAGCCCAGGTGCGGCTCCCCGGTGGCCTCGGACAGTAGCActgctgcagaaaaacaagcCAAACCAAACCAGGAGAAGAGTG CAGATGTTAGTGCCTCTGCTGCTGAGTGGCCGGTGGGAGAGGCGAAGAAGGCCCCCATCGTGGCCTCAGACAGCAGCTCCTCCGGGGGGTCCGACAGCGAGGAGGACGACAAAAAGGCTGGAGCTCCTCCCGCTGCAGCCGTCGCCTCGGAAACACCCGCCGTCAACAAGACCGCTGACCCAAAAAG tgaGGAGAGCCCGCTGTCTCTGGAGAAGCTCTCTCTGTCAGATCCTCCTGCTGCAGATCCAGCCGTCACCTCGcacactgacaggaa GGAGGAAACGCCCCCCCAACAGGAAGTGTCGGTCAACGGGCCGGTGTGA